In Pirellula sp. SH-Sr6A, the DNA window ACATGGTGGAGTGGCTTCAAGTCTCCCCAAATCGCATCACCGTGGTCCCACTCGCCTCCGATTTGCACTGCCGTTTCACCCAGGAAGCCATCTCAAAGCGATGGGAGTTGTTGACGAAAACGACCCCGATTGCGCGTGGTCGATTCATCCTATGGGTCGGTGCACGGCATGGTTACAAAAATTTTCAGGGACTCATTCACGCGTTGAATCAGTCTCGCTACAAGAAGGAAATCGAAGGGATCGTCTGTGTCGGGGGAGAGCCCTTTACCCCAGCGGAACGCGCGGGATATGGTAACGAACTGGGAGCGGAATTCCCCATCCACTCCCTCAACGCGGACGATCTTTCGCTGGCAGCGCTTTATTCCCATGCGTTTTGTTTTGTCTGCCTGTCGCTGTACGAAGGATTTGGTATTCCCCCGCTCGAAGCGATGGGGTTGGGCTGCCCTGTGATCTCATCGAATCGTAGCTCACTCCCAGAAGTCGTGGGGGAGGCTGGGTTTCTCGTCGATCCAGAACGTCCAGAGGAAGTTAGTCACGCGATCGACTCCCTCTGGGAATTCGAGTCCCTGCGATCGGAATTTGTGCGTTTGGGGGAGCAGCGAGCGGGAGAATTCTCCTGGAAACGTTGTGCCGAGGAGACTTGGCAAGTCTACCGCCATATTGTGGACGATGAACGTGCTGGGCTGTGATGGACCGATCCTACCGGTCGCGCGTATACTGGGCGTCATGTTCGACTTCAATACCCGTCTTGTTACGATCAGCGCTGGGACGCTCGGCTGTCTAGCCGGCGCCGTCGGCGTTTACCTGCTATTGCGGCGCAAGTCCCTGATCGGCGACACCATCTGTCACGCTGCTTTGCCTGGCATCGCGTTGTCGTTTCTCCTCCAAGTTCTCGCGGGAGGGGATGGGAAAAGTCTACTCTTCTTATTATTGGGAGCCGCGATTTCCGGAGGGATGGGGTCGCTGAGTGTCTTGGTGTTGGGGCGGTATACCAAACTCAAACCCGATGCAATTCTCGGCATCGTTTTAAGCGTCTTCTTTGGATTCGGCATGGTGCTTTTCAGTGTTGTGCAGCAGCTGCCAGACGGTAACGCCGCGGGCCTTGAGAATTTCATTCTCGGGAAGACCGCCTCCATCGTGACACTCGACTTTCACATGATTTGGATCGCGACAACCTTAGTGCTTGGCATGTTGGTTTTGTTTCGAAAAGAATTGCAACTCCTCTGCTTCGACAGTGCTTTCGCCGCCGCAAACGGGTGGCCTGTGTCCTGGCTTGACCTTCTTTTGATGACTTCGGTGCTCCTGGTTGTCATTGTCGGAGCGAATGTTGTAGGGGTCATTCTCGTTGTGGCTTTGATGGTGATTCCGCCGGTCTGCGCTCGCTTTTGGACCGAGCAGCTGGGGCGTACGGTTTGGTTGAGTGCGGCGATTGGTGGCATGGCAGGTGTGATGGGGTCACTGGGGAGCCTCTGGTTGGAGCGATTGCCGACAGGTCCGTCGATTGTCCTTGCCGCGACATTTTTTTTCCTACTCAGCTTTCTGTTTGGTACACAGAAAGGCATTCTGTGGAAGGCTTGGTCGCATTACTTGGCTCAACATCGAGCGGATACGGAGCACCTGCTTCGCGCTGTTTTCGAAGTGCTTGAATCCAGAGGTGTTGCGCCGCAGCCGCACGGTCAGATTCGGTCCGAAGGAGTCTCACCCAGTGCACTTATCCAGATGGGTTCTTGGGGAGGCAGCCGATTGCGACGCACGATCGATATCTTGTGCCGAAAGGGGCTGGGAAATCGGAACAGCCAAGGGGACATTGTCTTGACCGCTCGCGGCATCCAAGAATCGACGAAAGCCGTGCGGCGGCATCGGTTGCTAGAGATCTACTTTTCCAACTTAGCCGATCTCTCCCCGACCGCGCTGGATCGGGGAGCCGATATGCTCGAGCACGCTCTCGACGACGATATGCTGGCCCGTCTAGAAGCGGAATTCTTGCCAATGGAAAACGCCAATCGCATACCGGCTAGCGTCCACCCGATCTAACTAGTTCAGCAGTCCCACCACGCGAGACGCAGGAAGTCCCGTAATGCTTTCGAGGACATTGTTGCCGATCGTTCGAACGGCCCGGTGCCACATCGTCGATTCATCGTCGAAGACTAGCTCAGGGACCGCAGGGAGAACATGCCAAGCTCCGTCGACGATTTGTTGTTCCAACTCAAGGGGGCCCCAGTGCGCGTGACCGATATAAAGGCGAAATGGGTTTTGGCTCGCGGTGAACAGTTGCTTCAAGTGATCGGCTTGCGCGGCCAAATACACTCCGAATTCGTTCCCCCCTTCGGCCAGCGTTTTGTCTTGATGAAGGGCAACAATCGGACCGCTCTGCGGACCTCCGAAATTGATGTGCGGAGCGGCGATTGCCATTTCATGGTTCGCACCCTCCATAATGAAATTCCAGACAGGACTGATGTCCATCTCCAGACGCTTATTCAGGACAATCCCGATAGCCTGTTGAGCAGAATGTTCGACCACAATACAAACCGACCTGCCAAACATTGCATCGGTCCAATTTGGCGCAGCGACAAGTACGGTTCCGGCTAACGAGATGCGGGAGACCTCAGGGCCAGCGGATTGTTCTTTCCAACGACTCATAGTGAATCCCCCTTCTCTTCAGCCCCCGAGATGGTCGGTATGGTTTCGGCAAATTTTCAAGCTGGCAACTGTTGCGATTGTCAGAATGACAACCGAAAGCCAACTAGGGTTCTCAAATGAAGCAAAAAATGTGCCAATCCGGTGAATGGCAAAAGGTGGTCTCGGTTGAGGAAACAACGAAGGTCGTTAAGCTTTACTATCGGGAGAGCCCCATGACGCAACCTCGATCCTCAGTACTCAAGTTCGAAGAGTGAGATAAGGAATTGGAATGAACTTGCAAGATCTTCGACGAAACTACACATTCGGCTCGCTTCGACGCGAAGAGTTGCCAGATTGCCCGCTCACCTTGTTCCAACATTGGTGGGTAGAGTTGCAATCTGCGGAGTTGCCTGAGTGGTTTGAATCCAATGCCATGACCCTGTCGACGCGCGCCGTGGACGGGGGGGTTGCTTCCCGAACTGTATTGCTAAAAGGGATTGATGAGGGGTTTTGCTTCTTTACCAACTACGAATCGGAGAAAGGCCAACAACTGGCAGAGAATCCAAACGCTTCACTCCATTTCTTCTGGCCCTGTTTCGAGCGGCAAGTCAGGGTTCGTGGCACCGTGTCGAAGACATCGGTGGAGATGTCGGACCAATACTTTGCAGCGCGACCTCGATCGAGCCAATTAGGGGCGATCGCATCGCCGCAATCCAAAATTCTCCCTCCTTCTCAGGATCTCCAAGAGCATGTGGATCAATTGGAACGAGAATATGAAGGACGCCCGATTCCTCGTCCGGCCCATTGGGGTGGTTATCGGCTCATTCCTCGAGAAATAGAGTTTTGGCAGGGCCGACCCTCGCGATTGCACGATCGCTTCCGATATCAGCGCTTCGAAGGAAACGGCCCTTGGACCATCGAGCGCCTCGCCCCCTAAACGCTGGCGAACTCAGGGGCTGGAATCGAGCTGATAAAACGGCTCATGGTGTCTGACGCATCTTCGCTAGTGCCTCTTTGCCCTCTTTCCAACTGATCTCATGCGGAGCCCGTCGTGTCAGGGCGGCCAGGGCAGAAACAGTACCGGCCGCTTCCCCCATCGCGACCGCATTGCCGGTGACACGATAACTCGCGTGAGCGATGAAGTCTCCGCTAATACATCGTCCCGCCATCATCAATCCGTCGACCTCCTTGGCGATCAACGCACGCAGCGGAATATCGTAGGGAAGGGCTCGAACACCTTGATTGCCAAATGGTTTGTCCGTTTTCGACAAGGCATGGATATCGACAGGAAAAGTCGCTTGGACCACTGCGTCGGCGTGACGAGACCCCTTGAGCAAATCCTCCTTTTGAACGGTATATCGGCCACGGATTCGTCTACCATCTCGTATCCCGATTTGTTCTGGCGTCGCGACAATCTGAACACCTTCCCAACGCCCACCCAGGTTCCTCAGAGCCCGGACAATTTTATGCAATTCACTCCGAGCACGAATCGTTGCTTTGCTAACCGCATCTGCATCGGTCGCATTGACCCCGTATTCGTGATTGATCATGGTCAAAAGAAGATTGTCCCGGATCGGAAACAAAGCTGGAGAACCATAGCTTGGCTCCACACCCGCTCGTCGTATTTCCGCAAGATAGGCTTTGTTGGCGATGTTGGATCCCTTCGCAGTTATCCCTGTGCTATGGATACATTCTTGGATGGCCGACGCGTCCTTCACAAGGATCAATGCGTTCATGCTCATCGGTTGACAGGGGCAATCTTTGGCCTCCCCAATTTCAAATTCACAACCCGCTAATGCCCCGACATCGCCATCCCCCGTTGCATCGATAAAGACGGCGGCACTCCAAGCCTCGCGACCACTTTTGGATTCGGTGATCACCGTTGATAATCGTTTGCCATCCAAATGCGTGGCGACGACCCGCGTATGAAAACGAACGCTCACCCCGGTCGACATGCAGAGTTCTTCAAGTATCCATTTCATCTCCTCCGGGT includes these proteins:
- a CDS encoding FAD-dependent oxidoreductase, coding for MKKLSHSRRGFLASAVAGAGFTLGASVQSDASPILPEGFQEPPRSLPLNSSFDVIVCGAGPAGVTAAIHAARGGAKVLLLEAHGALGGVWTSSLLGFLLDFDKPGFNVELVEHLRRHNAILGDGMNWLSYHPEEMKWILEELCMSTGVSVRFHTRVVATHLDGKRLSTVITESKSGREAWSAAVFIDATGDGDVGALAGCEFEIGEAKDCPCQPMSMNALILVKDASAIQECIHSTGITAKGSNIANKAYLAEIRRAGVEPSYGSPALFPIRDNLLLTMINHEYGVNATDADAVSKATIRARSELHKIVRALRNLGGRWEGVQIVATPEQIGIRDGRRIRGRYTVQKEDLLKGSRHADAVVQATFPVDIHALSKTDKPFGNQGVRALPYDIPLRALIAKEVDGLMMAGRCISGDFIAHASYRVTGNAVAMGEAAGTVSALAALTRRAPHEISWKEGKEALAKMRQTP
- a CDS encoding YqgE/AlgH family protein, whose amino-acid sequence is MSRWKEQSAGPEVSRISLAGTVLVAAPNWTDAMFGRSVCIVVEHSAQQAIGIVLNKRLEMDISPVWNFIMEGANHEMAIAAPHINFGGPQSGPIVALHQDKTLAEGGNEFGVYLAAQADHLKQLFTASQNPFRLYIGHAHWGPLELEQQIVDGAWHVLPAVPELVFDDESTMWHRAVRTIGNNVLESITGLPASRVVGLLN
- the pdxH gene encoding pyridoxamine 5'-phosphate oxidase, giving the protein MNLQDLRRNYTFGSLRREELPDCPLTLFQHWWVELQSAELPEWFESNAMTLSTRAVDGGVASRTVLLKGIDEGFCFFTNYESEKGQQLAENPNASLHFFWPCFERQVRVRGTVSKTSVEMSDQYFAARPRSSQLGAIASPQSKILPPSQDLQEHVDQLEREYEGRPIPRPAHWGGYRLIPREIEFWQGRPSRLHDRFRYQRFEGNGPWTIERLAP
- a CDS encoding metal ABC transporter permease, which encodes MPRRLGKSTAILWTMNVLGCDGPILPVARILGVMFDFNTRLVTISAGTLGCLAGAVGVYLLLRRKSLIGDTICHAALPGIALSFLLQVLAGGDGKSLLFLLLGAAISGGMGSLSVLVLGRYTKLKPDAILGIVLSVFFGFGMVLFSVVQQLPDGNAAGLENFILGKTASIVTLDFHMIWIATTLVLGMLVLFRKELQLLCFDSAFAAANGWPVSWLDLLLMTSVLLVVIVGANVVGVILVVALMVIPPVCARFWTEQLGRTVWLSAAIGGMAGVMGSLGSLWLERLPTGPSIVLAATFFFLLSFLFGTQKGILWKAWSHYLAQHRADTEHLLRAVFEVLESRGVAPQPHGQIRSEGVSPSALIQMGSWGGSRLRRTIDILCRKGLGNRNSQGDIVLTARGIQESTKAVRRHRLLEIYFSNLADLSPTALDRGADMLEHALDDDMLARLEAEFLPMENANRIPASVHPI
- a CDS encoding glycosyltransferase family 4 protein is translated as MEGNLGSIRVSFTSDIFEYQAKGGIGRYFSELFAQLQQRSDCDATVDAWVHCCTYLRDKANLRDKTSLLHPRIAPYYLPKFRGAGNVLRFLNRVSRPLRNQRVDIRHWTYYPKVDVDWSVPNVVTFYDMIHEKIANKQKLLPIKKVCAENASHLIAISECTKRDMVEWLQVSPNRITVVPLASDLHCRFTQEAISKRWELLTKTTPIARGRFILWVGARHGYKNFQGLIHALNQSRYKKEIEGIVCVGGEPFTPAERAGYGNELGAEFPIHSLNADDLSLAALYSHAFCFVCLSLYEGFGIPPLEAMGLGCPVISSNRSSLPEVVGEAGFLVDPERPEEVSHAIDSLWEFESLRSEFVRLGEQRAGEFSWKRCAEETWQVYRHIVDDERAGL